A portion of the Haliaeetus albicilla chromosome 5, bHalAlb1.1, whole genome shotgun sequence genome contains these proteins:
- the ACTN1 gene encoding alpha-actinin-1 isoform X4, producing the protein MEDYEKLASDLLEWIRRTIPWLENRAPENTMQAMQQKLEDFRDYRRLHKPPKVQEKCQLEINFNTLQTKLRLSNRPAFMPSEGKMVSDINNAWGGLEQAEKGYEEWLLNEIRRLERLDHLAEKFRQKASIHESWTDGKEAMLQQKDYETATLSEIKALLKKHEAFESDLAAHQDRVEQIAAIAQELNELDYYDSPSVNARCQKICDQWDNLGALTQKRREALERTEKLLETIDQLYLEYAKRAAPFNNWMEGAMEDLQDTFIVHTIEEIQGLTTAHEQFKATLPDADKERQAILGIHNEVSKIVQTYHVNMAGTNPYTTITPHEINGKWEHVRQLVPRRDQALMEEHARQQQNERLRKQFGAQANVIGPWIQTKMEEIGRISIEMHGTLEDQLNHLRQYEKSIVNYKPKIDQLEGDHQQIQEALIFDNKHTNYTMEHIRVGWEQLLTTIARTINEVENQILTRDAKGISQEQMNEFRASFNHFDRDHSGTLGPEEFKACLISLGYDIGNDAQGEAEFARIMSIVDPNRLGVVTFQAFIDFMSRETADTDTADQVMASFKILAGDKNYITVDELRRELPPDQAEYCIARMAPYNGRDAVPGALDYMSFSTALYGESDL; encoded by the exons ATGGAAGACTATGAAAAACTGGCCAGTGAT CTGCTGGAGTGGATCCGTCGCACCATCCCCTGGCTGGAGAACCGGGCCCCAGAGAACACCATGCAAGCCATGCAGCAGAAACTGGAGGACTTCCGGGACTACCGCCGCCTGCACAAGCCCCCCAAGGTCCAAGAGAAGTGCCAACTTGAGATCAATTTCAACACCTTGCAGACCAAGCTGCGGCTCAGCAACAGGCCAGCCTTCATGCCTTCAGAAGGGAAAATGGTCTCG GATATAAACAATGCCTGGGGTGGCCTAGAGCAGGCTGAGAAGGGCTATGAGGAGTGGTTGTTGAATGAGATCCGGAGGCTAGAGAGGCTGGATCACCTGGCAGAGAAGTTCCGGCAGAAGGCATCCATTCATGAGTCCTGGACAGATG GTAAGGAAGCAATGCTGCAGCAGAAGGATTACGAAACGGCTACCCTCTCGGAGATAAAGGCCCTGCTGAAGAAACATGAGGCCTTTGAGAGCGACCTGGCTGCACACCAGGACCGCGTGGAACAGATTGCTGCTATTGCACAAGAGCTCAA TGAGCTGGACTATTACGACTCTCCCAGTGTCAATGCCAGGTGCCAGAAGATCTGTGATCAGTGGGATAATCTGGGTGCCCTAACCCAGAAACGTAGAGAAGCCTTGGAG AGGACAGAGAAGCTACTGGAAACAATTGACCAGTTGTACCTGGAATATGCCAAACGAGCTGCCCCTTTTAATAACTGGATGGAAGGGGCCATGGAGGACCTGCAGGACACATTCATTGTTCACACCATTGAGGAGATCCAG GGATTGACCACAGCACACGAACAGTTCAAAGCCACTTTGCCAGATGCCGACAAGGAGCGACAGGCCATCCTGGGAATCCACAATGAAGTCTCAAAGATTGTCCAGACATACCATGTCAACATGGCAGGAACAAATCCTTACACTACGATCACCCCACATGAGATCAATGGCAAATGGGAACAT GTGCGGCAACTGGTTCCCAGAAGGGATCAAGCCCTGATGGAAGAACATGCTCGccagcagcaaaatgaaagaCTTCGTAAACAGTTTGGTGCACAAGCCAATGTCATTGGACCCTGGATCCAGACCAAGATGGAG GAGATTGGCCGCATTTCAATAGAGATGCATGGGACCCTGGAGGACCAGCTCAACCACTTGCGGCAGTATGAGAAAAGCATTGTGAATTACAAACCAAAGATTGACCAGTTGGAAGGAGACCACCAACAGATCCAGGAAGCGCTTATCTTTGACAACAAGCACACCAACTACACCATGGAG CATATCCGAGTGGGCTGGGAGCAGTTACTAACAACAATTGCAAGAACCATCAACGAAGTGGAAAACCAGATTCTGACCCGTGATGCCAAAGGAATCAGCCAGGAACAGATGAATGAGTTCCGGGCTTCTTTCAACCATTTTGACAGG GACCACTCCGGCACACTTGGCCCTGAGGAATTCAAAGCCTGTCTCATCAGCTTGGGTTACGATATTGGAAACGATGCACAG GGAGAGGCAGAGTTTGCCCGCATCATGAGCATCGTCGACCCTAACCGTTTGGGTGTAGTGACGTTCCAGGCCTTCATCGACTTCATGTCCCGGGAAACAGCAGATACAGATACTGCTGACCAGGTTATGGCTTCCTTcaagatcctggctggagatAAG AACTACATCACTGTGGATGAATTACGGCGGGAACTGCCTCCTGATCAGGCTGAATATTGCATTGCTAGAATGGCACCCTACAATGGCCGTGATGCTGTACCCGGTGCCCTGGACTACATGTCCTTCTCCACGGCACTCTACGGCGAAAGTGACCTTTAA